The DNA segment ACTAAGCAGGAGAACGTGAAAGTATGTTTCTTTTCTACGCTTTCTCTTTACTAAGCAAGAGAACGCGAGGTTGCTGCCTTTGCAATGCATTATGGACTGTGGGACTAACTGTCCTCGGCAAGACCAAGAAAAAACGCTTCAGGAAAGTCAGGCCTCATGAGTGCCTGAGTGCAGGCCTGCCTTCAATCAGCTAGCGGCTAAGTGGAAGTCTCATgacatggttttgcttttgtagagatgggttgatcacgGTGTAGAATAGATTGGTTTCTGAGGCTGTGCTCGTCTGGTTTTTCCCCCACAGCCTCCTCTGTGTTACAGAGCTAGGTCCTCGGAGCGGTGAAGAAAAACAGGCCATTTTCCCTCACGCCACTGGAAGGATCCTCTACCTCTATTGTATGAACCTCACAATAGTCGACTTTTTTAGAAGTAAAAAGTTTTGATTTCAAAGCGTTCTGAGACCCCACCCCAGGCGAGGTACCGGGAAGGGGCACTAAAGTGCATTTTGATGGAGGGGGTAGAGTTTAAAGGTGCAGTCAAAGCTAATAAACAAGATGacactgtttaaaaaagaaaggcaattcCATCTCTCTCAGCCGAGGGGAGGGCAGCGAACTGGACCCTCACCAGAGGATTGTCCTGACTCTGAACTTTAGAGAGAACTGCGTAAGGACCTGCGCATATATATATAGACTCATTTGTCCCACATAGCAAAAATAGGCCTATGTCATCCTTAAGAAAGTATCTGCAAATCTGCTTAGTCAGGATCATAAAAACGTGGGCGGATTCCAGGTGCAATCCTCGTGGGCATGCTCTGTGGTGCTAGCTAACGCAACGGCAGCTTCAGTGAGCCCgctgttcattttcttcaaagcGTGACTTCTAAACTACCGGAAAGAAAATACACAAGAAAcgattcaatctttttttttttctgacaatcATTACTTTTACATTAAAAAGTCACCACCATCTTCAGATATATCGAAAATTAGGTCTCTAAATCTGATTATTTTTCTAGTCTTAGTTAACAATCTTGCACAGGCCCGACAATCTAAGACGTGGAGCTATGATCTGCATAGCTCGGCAGGTTTCGCCCAGTTTGAAAGGTAGGCAACTGTGAGAtatgcgtttttttttttttaatttagcatttTTCTATCAAAAACAGTTCAAAATCATTTAAAATCCCCATAGcgactttgttttatttgtgtcaCGCCAGAGTTGGGAagctagaaaggagaaaaagaaatcgTGTCTGGAGGTCATCACAGTCCACATTTTCTTGGTCTTCCGGTTAAACAAACGAGCCCAGGAAATGCAATACAGTGCCTTAAATAGAAGACTCGGTGCTCTAATAGAATAACCTAAGCAACTAAACGGGGACCGTCTCCACCACGGGGGACTTAATGCACTCCTCGTGCAGGCGGCTCTTTTCAGCAAGGCTCCGAGAATTCTCCGCTGGATGCTCGGAAATGTGGCCGTCCCCGCCGTTCAACGCGGAGACAAACCCTTCCTGGGAAGGGCCTTTCAAGTATGAGTGAAATTCCACTTGGGGAAGATTGGGCCTGTGTTCGGGGTATAAGGTGTTACAGGGCACCCCACTATCATTTTCAGAAGTGGGGCAGCAAACAATGACAGAAGGGTTGGCAGCTGGGTAGTGGGAGGCCCCGTAGGCCTCTTCCGCTTGTCTGGCATAGTCAACGAATCGCTCTGGGGTCATGGCGTAAGGCACCAGCGACAGGGCACCGTTTTTGACAGTATCTCTTTCCGAATAGCTGTCAGAGATCTGGCTAGGAGTTCCTGGGATGTGGCTATCTATTTGGTAGTACAGGGTTGAAGAGCTAGCGTAGAACGAAGCGTTCTTTGTGTGGCTTTCATGAACTGCGGTGCCATCCGAGTaacaaagaacagaaggaagagggaCGACTTCGGCATGGGCTCCCAGCCCTTCTACAAAGCCGTCTCCCTTGTCCTCATcgtcatcttcttcctcctcttcctcttcctcctcctcctcctcttcctcctcatccgaTTCACTGGGGGCCAGGCTTTGTGTGCTGGAGTCAGTGACTCCGCTGCAGAAGCTgcttccatcctcctcctcttcctcctcctctccgtGGCaatccagctcctcctgcaggtgCAGCACGGCAGCCTGGGGTTCTGTTTCAATCTCGAAATTGTCTGCGATGGAGTATTCTACCGAGTGAGCGACGGGGCCCATGGAAGTACCGTGGGGGCTTATCTCACCGTGGCAGCCGTTCAGTGTGGGGATTTGCTGCTCGCGATTTTTCTCGAGTTCGAGTTTCATGATTGTGTGCAAAAAATGAGTCCGGACACGGATAGGATTAAATTCAATTCTACCTGCTGTGTTGCTACAGCCTTCTTTAGTGCAGCCGCACGGGAAAGACATACGATCCACCTTGGGAGGAAGAACAGGGATTAGCGCCATGGAATTATTACAGACCAAATAAAATCAAGGGCTTTCTAACAACTCCTCTGAATTGGGTAATGCTCTCGAGCTCTGCTTGTGCCACAGCCGACGATGAAGCAAAAAATGAGCAGGGAGAGTGAAGACTTTTCAATGAGCGGGTCTTAAATGCATCTTTAAAAGAGCGGTGGGCTAGGGTATAAGTGAGAATTTAAATTCCATTGCATCCTCCAGGGCTTTCTTATTTTCCACTAtctacttttccttctctttttccatttcattttgttCCCATTTCACAACCCTGGTTCCCTTCCATTGCATTCCAACGCATCCACCCACTTTTAAGTAACACATAGACTGTTCTTCTTTAGGCTGCTAGTCTAATTTAACACCCATGACAGGACCGCCAAGCCACTACGTTCATTCTTTTGCATCTAACGAGATGACCTTCACTACTCCAGGTACTTCACTACCCAGGGCCACACAATGCCACCCTGCTATAGTCTCATTGCCTTGTCTTCTCAACGGGTCcttgtgttgcagaatatttgtgcTCTGTGTGGAGATGTGTTGCTGTGAatggtgtaataaaaagccaaatggtcaatagctaggcaggagaggatgggCAGGACTgccaaggagagagaggaagaggaggaggaatctatgTGTGCGGGACTTGCCAGCAAACTTGGGGCAAGTTGGACGTGCTGTCCTGAGGAGCGGTAACTGGACCACACGGCAGAACGTAGTTTTAAAATTATGGGTTAGTTAAGTTATAAGCGATAGTTGCACAAAGCTAAAGCTAAGGCCAagatttcataatgaataataGATCTCCGTGATGTTATCTGTGAGCTGGATGCCCAAAGGAAAGTCAGAGTACACCCTTGACACATGGATGCAGGTCTCTTGACCTGCTTCTCACTTAAGACTAGAAGCCCAACTCAGGTGGATTTACTTTGTGCCAATAAATGCAACAGTAGGGAATCAGaaggcctgtaagctgaagagCAGCCCAGGCAACTTAGTAAAACCCTTTCTTGCAAGAATATAGTTTTCAAATATATGCTTAGtgggggtagagcacttgccgaTTGTGTCTGCGAGGCACCATACTCAACAGAGAAAGGAAACCGAGGGAGGGAATGGAAAAGGCAAATGTGTCTTCATCAGCTGAGTGGAAGAGAACGGTCCTTTGCTCTCAGCTGCT comes from the Microtus pennsylvanicus isolate mMicPen1 chromosome 9, mMicPen1.hap1, whole genome shotgun sequence genome and includes:
- the Csrnp3 gene encoding cysteine/serine-rich nuclear protein 3 isoform X2; protein product: MSGILKRKFEDVDASSPCSSARESDDEVSSSESADSGDSVNPSTSNHFTPSSILKREKRLRTKNVHFSCVTVYYFTRRQGFTSVPSQGGSTLGMSSRHNSVRQYTLGEFAREQERLHREMLREHLREEKLNSLKLKMTKNGTVESEEASTLTVDDISDDDIDLDNTEVDEYFFLQPLPTKKRRALLRASGVKKIDVEEKHELRAIRLSREDCGCDCRVFCDPETCTCSLAGIKCQVDRMSFPCGCTKEGCSNTAGRIEFNPIRVRTHFLHTIMKLELEKNREQQIPTLNGCHGEISPHGTSMGPVAHSVEYSIADNFEIETEPQAAVLHLQEELDCHGEEEEEEEDGSSFCSGVTDSSTQSLAPSESDEEEEEEEEEEEEEEEDDDEDKGDGFVEGLGAHAEVVPLPSVLCYSDGTAVHESHTKNASFYASSSTLYYQIDSHIPGTPSQISDSYSERDTVKNGALSLVPYAMTPERFVDYARQAEEAYGASHYPAANPSVIVCCPTSENDSGVPCNTLYPEHRPNLPQVEFHSYLKGPSQEGFVSALNGGDGHISEHPAENSRSLAEKSRLHEECIKSPVVETVPV
- the Csrnp3 gene encoding cysteine/serine-rich nuclear protein 3 isoform X1 translates to MRPQGTCNNAAAMSGILKRKFEDVDASSPCSSARESDDEVSSSESADSGDSVNPSTSNHFTPSSILKREKRLRTKNVHFSCVTVYYFTRRQGFTSVPSQGGSTLGMSSRHNSVRQYTLGEFAREQERLHREMLREHLREEKLNSLKLKMTKNGTVESEEASTLTVDDISDDDIDLDNTEVDEYFFLQPLPTKKRRALLRASGVKKIDVEEKHELRAIRLSREDCGCDCRVFCDPETCTCSLAGIKCQVDRMSFPCGCTKEGCSNTAGRIEFNPIRVRTHFLHTIMKLELEKNREQQIPTLNGCHGEISPHGTSMGPVAHSVEYSIADNFEIETEPQAAVLHLQEELDCHGEEEEEEEDGSSFCSGVTDSSTQSLAPSESDEEEEEEEEEEEEEEEDDDEDKGDGFVEGLGAHAEVVPLPSVLCYSDGTAVHESHTKNASFYASSSTLYYQIDSHIPGTPSQISDSYSERDTVKNGALSLVPYAMTPERFVDYARQAEEAYGASHYPAANPSVIVCCPTSENDSGVPCNTLYPEHRPNLPQVEFHSYLKGPSQEGFVSALNGGDGHISEHPAENSRSLAEKSRLHEECIKSPVVETVPV